The following proteins come from a genomic window of Gadus morhua chromosome 11, gadMor3.0, whole genome shotgun sequence:
- the ykt6 gene encoding synaptobrevin homolog YKT6: MKLFSLSILHKGATKSHLLKAAYDLSSFSFFQRSSVQEFMTFTSALIVERTSHGSRASVKEQEYLCHVYVRNDDLSAVVIADHEYPQRVCFTLLDKVLEEFSRQVDSIDWPSGNPETINYRSLDLHLAKYQNPKEADAMTKVQAELDETKIILHNTMESLLERGEKLDDLVAKSEHLGNQSKAFYKTARKQNSCCEIM, encoded by the exons ATGAAACTCTTCAGCCTCAGCATCCTTCATAAAGGGGCCACCAAATCCCACCTACTCAAGGCGGCCTACGACCTGTCTTCTTTCAGCTTCTTTCAGCGCTCCAG TGTCCAGGAGTTCATGACATTCACCAGTGCCTTGATTGTTGAACGGACATCACATGGAAGCCGAGCCTCTGTCAAAGAACAAG AGTATCTTTGTCATGTGTACGTGAGGAACGACGACCTGAGTGCGGTCGTCATTGCTGACCATGAATACCCGCAGAGAGTCTGCTTCACACTGTTGGACAAG GTTTTAGAGGAGTTCTCAAGGCAAGTGGACAGTATAGACTGGCCTTCTGGAAACCCTGAAACCATCAACTACAGATCCCTCGATCTTCACCTAGCTAAATACCAG AATCCCAAGGAGGCGGATGCAATGACCAAAGTTCAGGCCGAACTGGACGAGACAAAGATTATTCTG CACAACACCATGGAGAGCCtgctggagaggggggagaaactGGATGATCTAGTGGCAAAGTCTGAACACTTGGGGAACCAGTCCAAAGCCTTTTACAAGACT GCACGGAAGCAGAACTCATGCTGTGAAATCATGTGA